One Georgenia wutianyii DNA segment encodes these proteins:
- a CDS encoding ABC transporter substrate-binding protein has protein sequence MKVSRTLSTHRRSRVVALGLTGLLALSACSAPGTSSDDETGADAGATDSATASGEAPSCGSGDVVIDAYVETGFPLFRELADEFTAQYPNVTFDIREDQFAVLTQNAPRVLADDPPDLMRLPQMSELASDGLLLDLDPYAEAFGWDEWPSSQLEQMRVDDEGRRGSGPLYAMGLNFSMTGVFYNKALAEQIGMTEAPATLEELDGYMQAAVDAGITPSAQFNGGATGGLAFPLQMLMASYGEPSEVNAWVYQQEGATIDTPTNLQAVEHLERWIEAGYFAEDINSLDYSQSMARFLEGDNLFFFNGDWESGTFDSQVPGEVGFFLMPPVEEGGEVGAMSAPLTYGIGNGAENADCAAYFLNWIATDEAARTIAVEVGGSHPMGPVDAFMPEIDENSVTAQTLAAGVTIGEDNGSMDFIANATGGIYAKGWTPNLQKLVAGQIEAAELLPVVQTEYENEIG, from the coding sequence ATGAAGGTGTCTCGCACCCTCTCAACACACCGCCGGTCGCGCGTCGTCGCGCTCGGCCTCACCGGGCTGCTGGCGCTGTCCGCCTGCTCCGCCCCGGGGACCAGCTCCGACGACGAGACCGGCGCCGACGCCGGCGCCACTGACAGCGCGACCGCCTCGGGCGAGGCGCCCAGCTGCGGTTCCGGTGACGTCGTCATCGACGCCTACGTCGAGACCGGCTTCCCTCTGTTCCGTGAGCTCGCGGACGAGTTCACCGCGCAGTACCCGAACGTCACGTTCGACATCCGCGAGGACCAGTTCGCCGTCCTCACGCAGAACGCCCCCCGCGTCCTGGCCGACGACCCGCCGGACCTCATGCGCCTGCCGCAGATGAGCGAGCTCGCCTCCGACGGCCTGCTCCTCGACCTCGACCCCTACGCCGAGGCGTTCGGCTGGGACGAGTGGCCCTCCTCCCAACTCGAGCAGATGCGCGTGGACGACGAGGGCCGCCGCGGCTCCGGCCCGCTCTACGCGATGGGCCTCAACTTCTCGATGACCGGCGTCTTCTACAACAAGGCGCTCGCCGAGCAGATCGGCATGACCGAGGCGCCGGCGACGCTCGAGGAGCTGGACGGCTACATGCAGGCCGCCGTCGACGCCGGCATCACGCCGAGCGCCCAGTTCAACGGTGGCGCCACGGGTGGCCTGGCCTTCCCGCTGCAGATGCTCATGGCCTCCTACGGCGAGCCCTCCGAGGTCAACGCCTGGGTCTACCAGCAGGAGGGCGCGACGATCGACACGCCCACCAACCTCCAGGCCGTCGAGCACCTCGAGCGCTGGATCGAGGCGGGCTACTTCGCCGAGGACATCAACTCGCTGGACTACTCGCAGTCGATGGCGCGCTTCCTCGAGGGCGACAACCTCTTCTTCTTCAACGGTGACTGGGAGTCGGGCACCTTCGACTCGCAGGTCCCCGGCGAGGTCGGCTTCTTCCTCATGCCGCCCGTCGAGGAGGGTGGCGAGGTCGGTGCGATGTCCGCGCCGCTGACCTACGGCATCGGGAACGGCGCCGAGAACGCCGACTGCGCCGCCTACTTCCTCAACTGGATCGCGACGGACGAGGCGGCCCGCACCATCGCCGTCGAGGTCGGTGGCTCCCACCCGATGGGCCCCGTCGACGCGTTCATGCCCGAGATCGACGAGAACTCGGTGACCGCGCAGACCCTGGCCGCCGGCGTGACCATCGGTGAGGACAACGGCTCGATGGACTTCATCGCCAACGCCACCGGCGGCATCTACGCCAAGGGCTGGACGCCGAACCTCCAGAAGCTCGTCGCCGGGCAGATCGAGGCCGCCGAGCTGCTTCCCGTCGTCCAGACGGAGTACGAGAACGAGATCGGCTGA
- a CDS encoding LacI family DNA-binding transcriptional regulator, protein MPTRRVTLADVAHQAGVSSSTASLVLSGRGRELRISTAVHDRVREAAETLGYRRNTISVGLRKGLTNTIGFVSDTVASSQLAGGMIRGALDAARESGYMLFMSETGGGPVQERRAIEAMLDHRVDGLILASMFTRQHGALAVELETLPVVLLNSLPPDGGGPAAIVPDEQAAGRAAAEQLLAAGHRDIHLIGAGPTLEDAPAASEAGRLRLAGILEALTEAGVPPASGYPYRSWNPAHGWEAVHDLLERGKVPEALLCFNDRLAFGAYQALQEAGLRIPEDTSVISFDDAPLAGWLRPTLTTFAIPHRAMGTMAVEMLVGALRAEGAHPLGAQVHRVRMPLRERGSVAVRSPA, encoded by the coding sequence ATGCCCACCAGACGGGTGACCCTCGCCGACGTCGCGCACCAGGCGGGGGTGTCGTCGTCGACCGCGTCCCTCGTGCTGAGCGGTCGGGGCCGTGAGCTGCGCATCTCCACCGCCGTCCACGACCGCGTGCGGGAGGCCGCCGAGACCCTCGGCTACCGCCGCAACACGATCTCCGTGGGCCTGCGCAAGGGCCTGACGAACACGATCGGCTTCGTCTCCGACACGGTCGCCTCCTCCCAGCTCGCCGGTGGCATGATCCGCGGCGCCCTCGACGCGGCGCGCGAGAGCGGCTACATGCTCTTCATGAGCGAGACCGGCGGCGGCCCGGTCCAGGAGCGCCGGGCGATCGAGGCGATGCTCGACCACCGGGTCGACGGCCTCATCCTCGCCTCGATGTTCACCCGGCAGCACGGGGCGCTGGCGGTGGAGCTGGAGACGCTGCCCGTCGTCCTGCTCAACTCACTCCCCCCTGACGGCGGAGGCCCGGCCGCCATCGTCCCGGACGAGCAGGCCGCGGGCCGGGCCGCTGCCGAGCAGCTGCTCGCCGCCGGCCACCGCGACATCCACCTCATCGGCGCGGGCCCCACGCTCGAGGACGCCCCGGCCGCCTCCGAGGCCGGTCGCCTGCGTCTGGCCGGCATCCTCGAGGCGCTCACCGAGGCGGGCGTCCCGCCGGCCTCCGGCTACCCCTACCGCTCCTGGAACCCGGCCCACGGGTGGGAGGCCGTGCACGACCTCCTCGAGCGCGGCAAGGTCCCCGAGGCGCTCCTGTGCTTCAACGACCGCCTCGCCTTCGGCGCCTACCAGGCCCTGCAGGAGGCTGGCCTGCGCATCCCCGAGGACACCTCGGTCATCTCCTTCGACGACGCGCCGCTCGCCGGCTGGCTGCGCCCCACACTCACGACCTTCGCCATCCCCCACCGCGCGATGGGGACCATGGCGGTGGAGATGCTCGTCGGCGCCCTGCGCGCCGAGGGCGCCCACCCGCTCGGCGCGCAGGTCCACCGGGTGAGGATGCCGCTGCGGGAGCGCGGCTCGGTCGCCGTCCGCTCCCCCGCCTGA
- a CDS encoding alpha/beta hydrolase fold domain-containing protein: MTWTPPPLDPAIAAALAADPDAVVGMEPEDIAVIRGRAVPVPPEQVTRYGTFERTDLTFPSAADGADVRVVLVRPVRTSGPLPVIVHIHGGGLVLGGPLDDLPATLELAAHTGCAVASVDYRLAPEHPYPTPVLDCYGALTGLREVAREWNLDPTRMILSGVSAGGGLAAAVALWGRDHHGPDLLGLLLACPMLDDRNETFSAQQMRGVGTWDLTANATGWRAYLGDAAGGPDVPIYAAPGRAQDLSGLPPTFVDVATVETFRDECVAFASRIWQAGGSAELHVWPGGNHAFDFLAPWATLSQDARAARLAWLRRLLLDA; the protein is encoded by the coding sequence ATGACCTGGACCCCGCCGCCGCTCGACCCGGCGATCGCGGCCGCGCTCGCCGCGGACCCGGACGCCGTCGTCGGGATGGAGCCCGAGGACATCGCGGTGATCCGCGGGCGGGCAGTGCCCGTCCCGCCGGAGCAGGTGACGAGGTACGGCACCTTCGAGCGCACCGACCTCACCTTCCCCTCGGCGGCCGACGGCGCCGACGTGCGGGTCGTGCTCGTGCGCCCGGTGCGCACGAGCGGGCCGCTGCCCGTCATCGTGCACATCCACGGCGGCGGGCTCGTGCTCGGCGGTCCGCTCGACGACCTCCCGGCGACGCTCGAGCTCGCCGCGCACACCGGGTGCGCCGTCGCGTCGGTCGACTACCGGCTCGCACCCGAGCACCCGTACCCCACCCCGGTGCTCGACTGCTACGGCGCGCTCACCGGGTTGCGGGAGGTCGCGCGCGAGTGGAACCTCGATCCCACACGCATGATCCTCAGCGGCGTGAGCGCCGGCGGCGGCCTGGCCGCCGCCGTCGCACTGTGGGGGCGCGACCACCACGGGCCGGACCTGCTCGGCCTGCTCCTCGCCTGCCCCATGCTCGACGACCGCAACGAGACCTTCTCGGCCCAGCAGATGCGGGGGGTGGGCACGTGGGACCTCACCGCCAACGCGACGGGCTGGCGTGCCTACCTCGGGGACGCCGCCGGCGGACCCGACGTGCCGATCTACGCCGCGCCGGGACGGGCGCAGGACCTCAGCGGCCTGCCGCCGACCTTCGTCGACGTCGCCACCGTGGAGACCTTTCGCGACGAGTGCGTCGCCTTCGCCTCCCGGATCTGGCAGGCCGGCGGCTCGGCCGAGCTCCACGTGTGGCCCGGCGGCAACCACGCCTTCGACTTCCTCGCCCCCTGGGCAACGCTCTCGCAGGACGCGCGCGCGGCCCGCCTCGCCTGGCTGCGCCGCCTCCTGCTCGACGCGTGA
- a CDS encoding carbohydrate ABC transporter permease, giving the protein MSDLTISRLTPEADARGTVPPARPGRGAAWARRRRAAAALALVLPAAFFYVAFVLRPIIFTFQYSLYEWNGVTEATFVGTENYSRLLSDPELFGPILNALQLIVYFSFVPVTLGLVAAAIIRKFATSRLAMVGRTVLFLPQVIPLVAAGIMWTWIMATDGVVNQFLRFIGLDGITRAWLGDFDTALPAVGVIGAWVSLGLCLVLLLAGMSKIDPALYEAARLDGAGPIREFWSVTLPSLRQELAVCLTVTVISALASFDIIYISTQGGPGNSTLVPGLEIYYLAFFQREVGQASALAVALMVLVLIIVIPLQRLIRGREQ; this is encoded by the coding sequence ATGTCCGACCTGACCATCTCCCGGCTCACGCCGGAGGCGGACGCGCGGGGGACGGTTCCCCCCGCGCGTCCGGGTCGGGGAGCAGCGTGGGCCCGCCGCCGCCGTGCGGCGGCGGCCCTCGCCCTCGTCCTCCCCGCCGCGTTCTTCTACGTCGCCTTCGTCCTGCGCCCCATCATCTTCACGTTCCAGTACTCGCTGTACGAGTGGAACGGGGTCACCGAGGCGACCTTCGTCGGGACGGAGAACTACTCCCGGCTGCTGTCGGACCCCGAGCTCTTCGGCCCGATCCTCAACGCCCTCCAGCTCATCGTCTACTTCAGCTTCGTGCCTGTGACTCTCGGGCTCGTCGCCGCCGCGATCATCCGCAAGTTCGCCACGAGCCGGCTCGCGATGGTCGGGCGCACCGTCCTGTTCCTACCCCAGGTCATCCCGCTCGTCGCGGCGGGCATCATGTGGACCTGGATCATGGCCACCGACGGTGTCGTCAACCAGTTCCTCCGGTTCATCGGCCTCGACGGGATCACCCGCGCGTGGCTCGGTGACTTCGACACCGCGCTGCCCGCCGTCGGCGTCATCGGCGCCTGGGTGTCCCTCGGTCTGTGCCTCGTGCTCCTGCTCGCGGGCATGTCGAAGATCGACCCCGCGCTCTACGAGGCCGCCCGCCTCGACGGCGCGGGCCCGATCCGCGAGTTCTGGTCCGTCACCCTGCCGAGCCTGCGTCAGGAGCTCGCCGTGTGCCTCACCGTCACGGTGATCTCGGCCCTCGCGAGCTTCGACATCATCTACATCTCCACCCAGGGCGGCCCGGGCAACAGCACCCTCGTGCCCGGCCTCGAGATCTATTACCTCGCGTTCTTCCAGCGTGAGGTCGGCCAGGCCTCCGCCCTCGCCGTCGCCCTCATGGTGCTCGTCCTCATCATCGTCATCCCGCTTCAGCGGCTCATCCGAGGCAGGGAGCAGTGA
- the gtfA gene encoding sucrose phosphorylase, translating into MNHPDGPQLITYADRLGGGLTDLRRLLDGPLAGAFDGVHVLPYYRPFDGADAGFDPEDHTIVDPRLGTWEDIRALSERGVVMSDVIVNHVSIRSEQFRDVVEHGDDSPWAPMFLTLSSVFPDGVTEADLARIYRPRPGLPFTTMTLGGVPRLVWTTFTPEQVDIDLRSDQAWDYLVSVLDALTGAGVTMIRLDAVGYAGKEAGTDCFMTAATQAYVDRITELAHERGASVLLEIHGHYLQQVEIARTVDYVYDFALPPLVLHALHGRDLAPLARWMEVRPTNAVTVLDTHDGIGIVDVGPNDLRPGEPGLLGPEQIDALVESIHDASGGASRLATGAAASNLDLYQVNCTFYDALGRDDRRYLLARLVQLMLPGIPQVYYVGLLAGENDMELFGRTGVGRDINRAYFTPQDVQAHLERPVVACQLEALRLRSSHEAFQGEFSSEIDGTRAVLTWTAPESAVQLCFDVEDASFALAERRGAGPWRAVVSDGDLSPMAEAARLAATRH; encoded by the coding sequence GTGAACCACCCTGACGGCCCGCAGCTCATCACCTACGCCGACCGGCTCGGCGGCGGGCTCACCGACCTGCGCCGCCTCCTCGACGGCCCGCTCGCCGGCGCCTTCGACGGCGTGCACGTGCTGCCCTACTACCGCCCCTTCGACGGCGCGGACGCCGGGTTCGACCCCGAGGATCACACGATCGTCGACCCGCGCCTGGGCACCTGGGAGGACATCCGCGCGCTGAGCGAGCGCGGCGTCGTCATGAGCGACGTCATCGTCAACCACGTCTCCATCCGGTCCGAGCAGTTCCGTGACGTCGTCGAGCACGGCGACGACTCCCCGTGGGCGCCGATGTTCCTCACCCTGTCCTCCGTCTTCCCCGACGGCGTGACCGAGGCCGACCTCGCGCGCATCTACCGGCCGCGGCCGGGTCTGCCGTTCACGACGATGACGCTCGGCGGGGTGCCGCGGCTCGTGTGGACGACCTTCACCCCCGAGCAGGTCGACATCGACCTGCGCAGCGACCAGGCCTGGGACTACCTCGTCTCCGTGCTCGACGCGCTCACCGGCGCCGGCGTGACGATGATCCGGCTCGACGCGGTCGGCTACGCAGGGAAGGAGGCCGGCACCGACTGCTTCATGACGGCGGCGACGCAGGCCTACGTCGACCGGATCACCGAGCTGGCCCACGAGCGGGGCGCGAGCGTGCTCCTGGAGATCCACGGGCACTACCTCCAGCAGGTGGAGATCGCCCGCACCGTCGACTACGTCTACGACTTCGCGCTTCCGCCGCTCGTCCTGCACGCGCTGCACGGGCGCGACCTCGCGCCGCTCGCGCGCTGGATGGAGGTGCGGCCGACGAACGCCGTCACCGTCCTCGACACCCACGACGGCATCGGCATCGTCGACGTCGGCCCGAACGACCTGCGGCCGGGGGAGCCGGGGCTGCTCGGCCCGGAGCAGATCGACGCGCTCGTCGAGTCGATCCACGACGCGAGCGGGGGCGCGAGCCGCCTGGCGACCGGCGCCGCGGCGTCGAACCTCGACCTCTACCAGGTCAACTGCACGTTCTACGACGCGCTCGGCCGCGACGACCGTCGCTACCTCCTCGCCCGGCTCGTCCAGCTCATGCTCCCCGGCATCCCGCAGGTCTACTACGTCGGCCTGCTCGCGGGGGAGAACGACATGGAGCTCTTCGGGCGGACCGGCGTCGGCCGCGACATCAACCGCGCCTACTTCACGCCGCAGGACGTCCAGGCGCACCTCGAGCGGCCGGTCGTTGCCTGTCAGCTCGAGGCGTTGCGGCTGCGGTCCTCCCACGAGGCCTTCCAGGGTGAGTTCTCCTCGGAGATCGACGGGACGCGCGCCGTCCTCACCTGGACCGCCCCCGAGTCCGCCGTCCAGCTCTGCTTCGACGTCGAGGACGCGTCCTTCGCGCTCGCCGAGCGCCGGGGCGCCGGCCCGTGGCGGGCCGTCGTGTCCGACGGCGACCTGTCGCCGATGGCCGAGGCAGCCCGCCTGGCCGCGACCCGACACTGA
- a CDS encoding carbohydrate ABC transporter permease, producing MVITLVPFVTLFVTALHPTGTYPAGLSWPEEPQWGNFLSAFQAANMQKLLVSSVLIEIGVVPLALLMATLAGFALGHLRPPGSRWIFVVFILGLTLPFEGIIVPLYYQMRDIGLLNTRWAIILPLLGLFMPFAVMWMRAHFVNMPEDISEAARIDGANNLQLFSRIHVPLSMPALSSLAILMFLWTWNQFLLAVVLVDDPTKRTMAGALGAFQGQWGTDIPLLCAGSLLILTPTLLVFLIFQRHFVAALLQGAVKG from the coding sequence ATGGTGATCACCCTCGTCCCGTTCGTCACGCTCTTCGTCACCGCGCTGCACCCCACCGGGACCTATCCGGCGGGGCTGTCGTGGCCCGAGGAGCCCCAGTGGGGGAACTTCCTCTCCGCGTTCCAGGCCGCGAACATGCAGAAGCTGCTCGTCTCGAGCGTGCTCATCGAGATCGGCGTCGTGCCGCTCGCGCTGCTCATGGCGACCCTCGCCGGCTTCGCGCTCGGCCACCTGCGTCCCCCGGGCAGCCGGTGGATCTTCGTGGTCTTCATCCTCGGCCTCACGCTGCCCTTCGAGGGCATCATCGTGCCGCTGTACTACCAGATGCGTGACATCGGGCTGCTCAACACCCGGTGGGCGATCATCCTCCCGCTGCTCGGCCTGTTCATGCCGTTCGCGGTCATGTGGATGCGCGCGCACTTCGTCAACATGCCCGAGGACATCTCCGAGGCCGCCCGGATCGACGGCGCGAACAACCTCCAGCTGTTCAGCCGCATCCACGTGCCGCTGTCCATGCCGGCGCTGTCCTCCCTCGCGATCCTCATGTTCCTGTGGACGTGGAACCAGTTCCTCCTCGCGGTCGTCCTCGTCGACGACCCGACGAAGCGGACCATGGCCGGTGCCCTCGGCGCCTTCCAGGGGCAGTGGGGCACTGACATCCCGCTGCTGTGCGCCGGGTCGCTGCTCATCCTCACGCCCACGCTCCTCGTGTTCCTCATCTTCCAGCGGCACTTCGTCGCCGCGCTCCTCCAGGGCGCGGTGAAGGGATGA
- a CDS encoding glycoside hydrolase family 2 TIM barrel-domain containing protein produces the protein MTTAPTPSPVSHQDGTYPRPQLRRTEWADLCGEWDFAVARASRPGDVDFDRRITVPFPPESPASGVGETGYLGEVWYRRELTAEDLERAGLGTQGERLVLRLGAVDYQADVWLAGTYIGRHTGGQTPFGFDVTGAVAEAAGPLELVVRAVDDPHDVAQPRGKQDWQREPHVIWYHRTTGIWQPVWLEAVPAQHVAELAWEADVPGAAVVATVRLAERPTPGTTVTVRVEHDGELLAEHRVAALDQDVRVSVHLPRQANGQAYEDLLWSPEHPTLLDTTVTVADDAGRAADVVASYVGLRSIGVAHGRLLLNDRPFHLRSVLEQGYWPGTHLAAPSADALREEVELIKALGFNSVRVHQKAEDPRFLFWADRLGITVWGETANAYAFSPRAVEQLTSEWVALVRRDLSHPCIVTWVPLNESWGVQHGAHDDAQQHYAVGLANLTRALDPTRPVVSNDGWEHTDSDILTIHDYSPTGAELRRRYGSAEAVRAELAGIGAAGRRLQLRADDGDKPVVLTEFGGVSFAARHDGDWGYSTASDAADFEARLRDLLDAVRDSALAGFCYTQLTDTGQETNGLLDEHRRPKLPRETLRSIITGE, from the coding sequence ATGACCACCGCACCGACGCCGTCGCCCGTCAGCCACCAGGACGGCACCTACCCCCGCCCGCAGCTCCGGCGCACGGAGTGGGCCGACCTGTGCGGGGAGTGGGACTTCGCGGTCGCCCGCGCGTCGCGCCCCGGTGATGTCGACTTCGACCGGCGCATCACCGTGCCGTTCCCGCCGGAGTCACCGGCCTCGGGGGTGGGCGAGACCGGCTACCTCGGGGAGGTCTGGTACCGGCGCGAGCTCACCGCCGAGGACCTCGAGCGCGCCGGGCTCGGCACGCAGGGCGAGCGGCTCGTCCTGCGCCTCGGTGCCGTGGACTACCAGGCCGACGTGTGGCTCGCAGGCACCTACATCGGCCGGCACACCGGTGGCCAGACCCCGTTCGGGTTCGACGTCACCGGGGCAGTGGCGGAGGCGGCCGGACCGCTGGAGCTCGTCGTCCGGGCGGTCGACGACCCCCACGACGTCGCCCAGCCGCGCGGCAAGCAGGACTGGCAGCGCGAGCCGCACGTCATCTGGTACCACCGGACCACCGGCATCTGGCAGCCGGTCTGGCTCGAGGCGGTGCCCGCCCAGCACGTCGCGGAGCTCGCCTGGGAGGCCGACGTGCCGGGCGCCGCGGTCGTCGCCACGGTTCGCCTCGCGGAGCGGCCGACGCCGGGGACCACCGTCACCGTGCGGGTGGAGCACGACGGCGAGCTGCTCGCCGAGCACCGGGTCGCCGCGCTGGACCAGGACGTGCGGGTGAGCGTCCATCTGCCCCGGCAGGCCAACGGCCAGGCCTACGAGGACCTCCTGTGGTCACCGGAGCACCCGACGCTCCTCGACACGACCGTCACGGTCGCCGACGACGCGGGCCGGGCGGCCGACGTCGTCGCCTCCTACGTCGGGCTGCGGTCCATCGGCGTCGCGCACGGCCGGCTGCTCCTCAACGACCGGCCCTTCCACCTCCGCTCGGTGCTCGAGCAGGGCTACTGGCCCGGCACGCACCTCGCGGCACCGAGCGCGGACGCGCTGCGCGAGGAGGTCGAGCTCATCAAGGCGCTCGGCTTCAACTCCGTGCGCGTGCACCAGAAGGCCGAGGACCCGCGGTTCCTCTTCTGGGCCGACCGTCTTGGGATCACCGTGTGGGGCGAGACCGCCAACGCCTACGCGTTCTCCCCGCGCGCGGTGGAGCAGCTGACGAGCGAGTGGGTGGCACTCGTGCGCCGCGACCTGTCCCACCCGTGCATCGTCACGTGGGTCCCGCTCAACGAGAGCTGGGGCGTGCAGCACGGCGCGCACGACGACGCCCAGCAGCACTACGCCGTCGGGCTGGCCAACCTCACCCGTGCGCTGGACCCCACCCGACCGGTGGTCTCCAACGACGGCTGGGAGCACACCGACTCCGACATCCTCACGATCCACGACTACTCCCCCACCGGGGCCGAGCTGCGCCGGCGCTACGGTTCGGCCGAGGCGGTCCGGGCCGAGCTCGCCGGGATCGGCGCGGCGGGGCGGCGCCTGCAGCTGCGGGCCGACGACGGCGACAAGCCGGTCGTGCTCACCGAGTTCGGCGGGGTGAGCTTCGCGGCGCGCCACGACGGGGACTGGGGCTACTCGACGGCGTCGGACGCGGCTGACTTCGAGGCCCGCCTGCGCGACCTCCTCGACGCCGTGCGCGACAGTGCGCTGGCCGGGTTCTGCTACACCCAGCTCACCGACACCGGCCAGGAGACCAACGGCCTGCTCGACGAGCACCGCCGCCCCAAGCTCCCCCGCGAGACCCTGCGGAGCATCATCACCGGCGAGTGA